In Actinoplanes derwentensis, the following proteins share a genomic window:
- a CDS encoding P-II family nitrogen regulator: MKLVTAVIKPYQLDAVKEALHALGVAGLTVSEVQGYGRQKGHTEVYRGAEYTVEFLPKIKVEVLTDEIDVDKIVDAVVTASRTGKIGDGKVWVTGVEEVIRVRTGERGLDAL, translated from the coding sequence ATGAAGCTGGTGACCGCAGTCATCAAGCCCTACCAGCTCGACGCGGTGAAAGAGGCTCTGCACGCCCTGGGCGTCGCCGGCCTCACCGTGAGCGAGGTACAGGGATACGGCCGTCAGAAGGGCCACACCGAGGTGTACCGGGGTGCCGAGTACACCGTCGAGTTCCTCCCGAAGATCAAGGTCGAGGTGCTGACCGACGAGATCGACGTCGACAAGATCGTCGACGCGGTCGTCACCGCCTCCCGTACCGGCAAGATCGGTGACGGAAAGGTCTGGGTGACCGGAGTGGAAGAGGTCATCCGGGTCCGTACCGGCGAGCGCGGCCTCGACGCCCTCTGA
- a CDS encoding [protein-PII] uridylyltransferase, which translates to MTNPLSEPPAPPARPAAGGSLGELKDHIGSAARDERAAALDVWLKALFPSHLPGVSLIAVGGLGRRDCAPYSDLDLVLLHNGTAGIDRIASALWYPIWDARLGLDHSVRTIPEALSVAHDDVKVSLGLLDARHVAGDAVLSAELIAAVADQWRRTAVRSMPQLREITTSRWTSHGELAFLLEGDLKEACGGLRDTTLLRGIGRAGIADTMRPAVRAATLRLLDTRDALHLAVGRRVDRLVAQERKAVADLLDIEDPDTLLRRVSGDARTIAHAVDDAWRAVDRLRSRRRAGPGTPSSRRPVARDVVEQDGELVLARTAIGPVPDPSLSLRVAAAAAIVRLPIARATSEWLASFCPPLPTPWPSAARAALVSLLGSGAGLLPTWETCDRYGLIDAWLPEWARMRSLPQHHPIHRYTLDRHLVQAAYEATSYTREVDRPDLLLIGAFLHDVGKGLPGDHSIVGAPIAAAIAARIGLPPADVDTVEKMVRLHLLLPDVATRRDLSDPKTITAVADAVGDTQTLHLLHALARADSHATGPAAWSDWKGRLMAELVDRVHTRLDTGALPEPPEPDPELLDGALPAVHLDGDRVAVAAADRRGLLAGVAACLAMHRLDVVAANTITVDERAIVEFYTQPRYGSPYDPVALAADLRRVGAGDVSVTQRVRARAMSARGGTASPRVVWQRDIATDAVVLELRAADSPGLLYRVTHALDEAGAEIRAARISTLGSDVVDVFYLVGAWASEDERERVRAAVLAAV; encoded by the coding sequence ATGACGAACCCGTTGAGTGAGCCGCCGGCCCCGCCCGCACGTCCGGCAGCGGGCGGCTCACTCGGCGAACTGAAGGACCACATCGGTTCCGCCGCCCGCGACGAGCGGGCGGCGGCGCTCGATGTCTGGCTGAAAGCCCTCTTCCCGTCCCACCTGCCCGGCGTCAGCCTGATCGCGGTCGGTGGGCTCGGCCGGCGCGACTGCGCCCCCTACAGCGACCTCGACCTGGTGCTTCTGCACAACGGCACTGCCGGGATCGACCGGATCGCCTCCGCACTCTGGTACCCGATCTGGGACGCCCGCCTCGGGCTGGACCACTCGGTGCGTACCATCCCCGAAGCCCTGTCCGTCGCCCACGACGACGTGAAGGTCTCCCTGGGCCTGCTCGACGCCCGGCACGTCGCCGGTGACGCCGTACTCTCCGCCGAGCTGATCGCCGCGGTCGCCGACCAGTGGCGCCGGACCGCGGTCCGCTCGATGCCCCAGCTTCGCGAGATCACCACCAGCCGGTGGACCAGCCACGGCGAACTCGCCTTCCTGCTCGAAGGCGACCTCAAGGAAGCCTGCGGCGGCCTGCGCGACACCACCCTGCTGCGCGGCATCGGCCGGGCCGGCATCGCCGACACCATGCGCCCCGCGGTCCGCGCCGCCACCCTGCGCCTGCTCGACACCCGCGACGCCCTGCACCTGGCCGTCGGCCGCCGGGTGGACCGGCTGGTCGCCCAGGAGCGCAAGGCCGTCGCCGACCTGCTCGACATCGAGGACCCGGACACCCTGCTGCGCCGGGTGTCCGGAGACGCCCGGACGATCGCGCACGCCGTGGACGACGCCTGGCGGGCCGTCGACCGGCTGCGCAGTCGCCGCCGCGCCGGACCGGGCACCCCGTCCAGCCGCCGCCCGGTCGCCCGCGACGTCGTCGAACAGGACGGCGAACTGGTTCTTGCCCGGACCGCGATCGGCCCGGTCCCGGACCCCAGCCTGTCCCTGCGGGTGGCCGCCGCGGCCGCCATCGTCCGGCTGCCGATCGCCCGCGCCACCAGCGAATGGCTCGCCTCGTTCTGCCCGCCGCTGCCCACCCCGTGGCCGTCCGCCGCCCGGGCCGCGCTGGTCTCGCTGCTCGGCTCCGGCGCGGGCCTGCTGCCCACCTGGGAGACCTGCGACCGGTACGGGCTGATCGACGCGTGGCTCCCCGAGTGGGCCCGGATGCGCAGCCTTCCGCAGCACCACCCGATCCACCGCTACACCCTCGACCGCCACCTGGTGCAGGCCGCCTACGAGGCCACCTCCTACACCCGAGAGGTGGACCGGCCCGACCTGCTGCTGATCGGCGCCTTCCTGCACGACGTCGGCAAGGGCCTGCCCGGCGACCACAGCATCGTCGGCGCCCCGATCGCGGCCGCCATCGCCGCCCGGATCGGCCTGCCACCCGCCGACGTGGACACCGTGGAGAAGATGGTCCGGCTGCACCTGCTGCTGCCGGACGTGGCGACCCGCCGCGACCTGAGCGACCCGAAGACCATCACCGCCGTCGCCGACGCGGTCGGTGACACCCAGACCCTGCACCTGCTACACGCTCTGGCCCGCGCCGACTCGCACGCCACCGGCCCGGCCGCCTGGTCGGACTGGAAAGGCCGGCTGATGGCCGAACTGGTCGACCGGGTGCACACCCGGCTCGACACCGGCGCACTGCCGGAACCGCCCGAACCCGACCCGGAACTGCTCGACGGCGCGCTGCCGGCGGTGCACCTGGACGGCGACCGGGTGGCGGTGGCCGCCGCCGACCGGCGGGGACTGCTCGCCGGAGTGGCGGCCTGCCTGGCGATGCACCGGCTCGACGTGGTCGCCGCGAACACGATCACCGTGGACGAGCGGGCGATCGTCGAGTTCTACACCCAGCCACGCTACGGATCCCCGTACGATCCGGTCGCTCTCGCCGCCGACCTGCGCCGAGTAGGCGCCGGGGACGTCTCGGTGACTCAGCGGGTCCGCGCCCGCGCGATGAGCGCCCGCGGCGGGACCGCCTCGCCCCGGGTGGTCTGGCAGCGGGACATCGCCACCGACGCGGTCGTCCTCGAATTGCGTGCCGCCGACTCACCCGGCCTGCTCTACCGGGTCACCCACGCGCTCGACGAAGCCGGCGCGGAGATCCGGGCGGCCCGCATCTCCACTCTCGGCAGTGACGTGGTGGACGTGTTCTACCTGGTCGGCGCCTGGGCCTCG